The following coding sequences are from one Gossypium raimondii isolate GPD5lz chromosome 4, ASM2569854v1, whole genome shotgun sequence window:
- the LOC105779282 gene encoding casparian strip membrane protein 3 has translation MAKGNGVERKSHAVQKGVSVMDLIFRILALIGTLGSAFAMATTNQRLPFFNSFTQFKARYRDIPAFIFFVAANGIVSAYLLLSLPFSFFHILRSSAQRTRLILMFFDMAMLVILTAGASAAAAIVYLAHIGNPNWNWFSFCRQFHSFCERSSGSLIGSFVAVIFMTLVIILAGVALARRP, from the exons atggcgAAGGGTAATGGTGTTGAGCGAAAGAGTCATGCAGTGCAAAAAGGTGTATCAGTAATGGACTTGATTTTCAGGATACTGGCACTTATAGGAACCTTGGGGAGTGCATTTGCAATGGCCACAACTAACCAAAGGCTGCCcttctttaatagttttactcAGTTCAAAGCCAGATACAGAGACATACCAGCATTCAT TTTCTTTGTGGCTGCCAATGGAATTGTAAGCGCCTATCTTCTGCTTTCTCTCCCTTTCTCATTCTTCCACATCCTAAGGAGCAGTGCTCAAAGGACTAGGCTCATCTTGATGTTCTTCGACATG GCAATGTTGGTTATTTTGACAGCGGGAGCCTCCGCGGCGGCAGCGATTGTGTACTTAGCACATATAGGGAACCCCAATTGGAATTGGTTCTCATTCTGCAGACAATTCCACTCCTTTTGCGAGCGTTCTTCGGGTTCTTTAATTGGATCCTTTGTAGCAGTCATCTTTATGACACTGGTGATTATATTAGCAGGTGTCGCCCTTGCTCGACGTCCTTAG